agtgtgagctgggcttagggggccagtgtgagctgggcttagggggccagtgtgagaactgggcttagagggccagtgtgagctgggcttagggggccagtgtgagctgggcttttgaattttgagaatttttgaaacttgtgatttgaaaaatattcgccagtgtgagaactgggcttacgggccagtatggaaactgggcttgggggccagtgtgaaaactgggcttttggggccagtgagagctgggcttttgaattttgagaatttttgaaacttgtgatttgaaaaatattcgccagtgtgaaaactgggcttaaTGGGCCagcatggaaactgggcttgggggccagtgtgaaaactgggcttttggggccagtgagagctgggcttagggggccagtgtgaaaactgggcttttggaggccagtgtaggaactgggcttttgaattttgagaatttttgaaacttgtgatttgaaaaatgttcgccagtgtgaaaactgggcttaatgggccagtatggaaactgggcttgggggccagtgtgaaaactgggcttttggaggccagtgtaggaactgggcttttgaattttgagaatttttgaaacttgtgatttgaaaaatgttcgccagtgtgaaaactgggcttaatgggccagtatggaaactgggcttgggggccagtgtgaaaactgggcttgggggccaatGTGAAAACTCGGCTTacgggccagtgtggaaactgggcttggggagcaatgcaaaaattgatatgagaaaacttgatttagaaaaaacgtttgaaaaaaaatgtttttttttggttactttctgacacgggaaaatccagatcggatcggcctgaggagaagtaacatagaaggaagttggacttaccaggcacattgacccaatggatcagatgacctgagccgtgtgaacttgtcacaagaagatgacaaagaaaacatttttttttttgcatttttcaaagtttatggaacaagctaaaagaaattcattttttttttaattttttttgttatgaaagGATCTCACAAGATTGAACaagagaaaattttgcaacacaaCTATAACAGAATCTTCAgacaaatgaaaagggaaaatatgaattgaaaacacaaaataaacatgtatttttttttttttcagaaattcagatgcactggttcaagagaaaccacatatgacaaaggggcctaatgggctccaaactattcatctttcattctcagatttttttttttaactacaaattcaaagaaaattacACAGGACAActtgaacaaatgtacaaaacatcattcaacagcaaaaatgtgaaaacaaaatatttttgacatattttcaaaagaagtatactcgagagaaaaccacgaaggccattgggcctaatgggctcgagcactgttcctttttttccaatatttttgatttattcaaaatgtagaagaaggaataaaaacaaacaaaatggtgtgatgtgaaattataaacatgccaaaataattcttcactcaaatttatatttcagaaagaattgggttcaaagaaggctaacatggtaatgaggcccaatgcacctgaaaaatgtcctttatcaagcaaatgaaaaacaattttgaacacttcaaattttacatcactccatttattatttttttgaaaattttctatttatcatatttttgattttttattttattatttttttggtgaaatcgggTCATCCAAGAAGtattgaattgggccggatcgacccaacaaaaccctacccgttttcagattttcaaaattttttttttttatgaactcaGAAAGATGagaccgacaccagacggttgcagcgaccggaactgtagccacagtggatttgctcGGCTATAAAACGGGTATCCCTTCGGGGTCGAGcgacattttctgattttaCTCTCTGTCTAACCTTCactcttcctctcttctctcttctctgagCGTCTGGATTTCTGAGAGAAGCCTCTGTCCCCGCGTGCCTTCGAAGGCGTCTGAGTCTTCCGAGGAGCTTTTGTGTGTGTtccacttccaggtaagtcttcTGAGCTCTAAATCCTCTTCCTTTCCTGCTTTTCCTCTCTTAAGCTTTCTGCTCTTCTGATCTTTCCTTCTCttgctcttcttttctttccttttacgCTTTCTTTGCCTTTCTTTCCTTCACGCTTTCTGTTCTTGCCCTTTACTCTTTAGCTTTCTGCttctgcttttctttttatgctttcgctttccatttttgctttccttcccctctcccctttatgttttttttcttttctgcaagCTCTTCTATTCTTCCTTTTGATTTGTCTGCTCTTATTTCCGTCCTGCCCTTCTCTGCTTTTCTTTCTGAgtctcctttctttctcttttttttttaattttaaaaacttaaaacatttaaaaaaaacaaaactgtcTTAAAcctaaggggtatataggctggaaaccagacgttaatctcccttcgattgaaggtatggcagagacaatcgggtagaacaacgccacgtaccccataaaatcagaaaacttaaaaagataaattatttgaatgaaccggacatggaccATATGGACAaagacaaaaggacatagatccgtttaggaccctcttgcaaggaccgtgaaaccgatccgagaccagacactgaaataacaaagactgaccggacaaaataaactaaaaggaaacaaaaacgaataaagaaaacacaaaaaatgctttttgttttatgcttttgttatgtttttgttctttttatttttatatattttttttttatgaaaacttagagaggaaagatgagcgagatggagatggataggtacaccagtcagcggtggagacctactgacgatcaggtcaaaatgatgacccatatctacaattacggggtcacacatcccagcagagcccaagtcgtcgagattgcatCTCGACTAAGGGCTTTCGCAGATGCcactgaatacaatgtgcactgctggtttaacaaccacggcaatcgggtcaggcgctggcaagcggagatagaccccactggcactcagttttcacaactgccgctatacatgtatggtaagtaccctgatcacctccatctttttttttttgaaaattttctcctcatcttattattgacaaaaattttgttttactctttttttttttggaaagaatacgactgggtgatcatgagggcgccgaggctgctggacttgttccccgttccgatcatcattgacgacgacagggacggacgacaaatccctccacccatgcttttcacattccggaccagagctccctcgacagagctctcccttagaccaccacaaccggctcgggaattttttcgctgaacttctttttatttttttttattttcatggtctgtaacttaacgatcaccCGTGATCGAACCACGAACATTGTTTATTCGCTTTTGTTATCTgctttatttgctttttttttttattgtttttatttgaaattgtgaCTTTGCACCTTTTTTGTTATatctgctttttttttcttttttatgcatttttattttatttatcaaatgttaagatcgtatgagtgtatTCAAAATGATGTCCTTGCTCAAAATCAACTCTCCGACCTTACTGTAAATCTCTCTTGATGCTGAAatgaaatagatttttttttatggttttttttttggtccaaagaaaaattctaatcgaataaacctttgaaacaaagaagaagaggacctaaaaaaaaatatttacgaTAAAGGAAGATAAGGAAAATTAACTTCGAAAAAAGAGAACGagaataaaactcaaaattatttgCATGAAACAACGAAGAAATGGGCTCAAGATAAGCCTTTGATGGAAAACATGATGAAATACACGCTGACACAACTGTAAAGATGGAAAACATGCCTCGcaacaaaacaattaaattcGGGAAAAATCCGACACTGCAACATTGTTTTTGATTATCAGCTTTGCTATTTTCGAACAACAAGAGTTTGGCAATTTGCAATAAAGACAAGCGACTcatgattttcatttgtttttgtttttgtttttttattttatttttttccacgacaccctattaggacatgatttccagtaaaccttggagataccaagTAATGAAAGTTTACATTAACAGTTCATGGATGAAATCGTGACATCAATGAGCATAAACCTCATAGGAAGACAAATTAAAGCTCgagcaaaacaacatcagttccaacttttacaataacttATGCTTTCCTAAATAATCTGAGAGTCCTCTTCACTTGTCCATGGCATTTGTAGAGGTGAACTCACACCTTGCCACAGTGCTGGATtaactttcttcaaactttaaacatcctgAATCAATCAAAGATTGCACTTTACGTTTTAGAGCCTTGCATGCCTCAGTTGAATGTCCACACGCTCCTGCATGATAATCACACCTGGCATTTACGTCATAGTTCTTTGGGTACGGAGGTCGTATAGGCCTTGTTGGACAAATCTTCATGAGGTTTCTACGGAGAAGATCTGGTAGTAGCTCTGTATAGGTCATGGGGATAGGAGTGAAGTTGGCGACCTTCTCATCGCGATTGTAATTTCTTCGTTCAGTGGCTCGACTAGACCCATAGGAATGCGACATTTGAGGACAGGcaataaaatgtgaattagcTCTTCgttctttatctttctcatgtCTAGGACCATACTCGTTTAAACTGGCTACTAGCTCTGGGCCTAGTgcaatttttccatttcttatgCCACTCTCAACCCTCTCTCCAATTACTACTATGTCAGTAAAACTTGAGGAGACTGAGATGCTTAACATGTGCTCATAAAATGGTGGTTGCAGAGTACTCAAAAACGTGGTAGTCATCTCCTTGTCGCTCAGACGCGGTTCTACTTGAGCAGCTATCTCTCTCCACCTTTGGGCATATTCTCTGAATGATTCAGATTCTTTCTTCACCATATTCTGCAATTGTGCTCTGTCAGGTGTCAAATCTTTATCATATCCATACTGCCTTAGGAAGGTCTCAACCAGATGTTTCCATGAGTAGATGTGAGTAGTATCTAAGCGCATGTACCAAGTTAGAGTTTCGTCAATTAAACTTTCTTGGAAGAagtgaatcaaaagtttttcatcGTGGGCATAAGCTGCCATTTTCCTGCAGTACATGCTTATGTGGCCCCTCGGGCAAGTATTTCCCCGATATTTCTCAAACTCTGGCAACATGAACTTTGGAGGTATCACCACGTCAGGAACTAGACATAGTTTTTTAgcatctccaaattcaaaacttccttcaCCCTCTATGGCTCTCAACCTCTTCTCAGGGACTTCTAATCTGCTCTTATCGTCCTTAAAATCTGCTGGTGTAATGACACAAGATGGAGACTTCGTCTCAGgttgttttttcattatcatgCTCTCAATACCTAGTTGGATCGTCTGCCTAGGAATTGTGAAAGTGGTTGCCCCAGGCTCGTCTTCTACTTCAGCTGCATTACCTTCGGCCTTTTGAGTGTCAAGATGTCTCGAGTCCACTCCTGAGGGTGGAGTATAATTCGGGGgaagaccataggaagggaaagtttgtgCTTCTGGAACTCCTTGTTGTGATCGTTGTGTGCATAAACATCCAGGACTTTGTAAGGCATCCAGGGTCTTTAGGACCTGcctcatttgttccttcagctgTCGGATATCGGCTTTCATTCCCTCTTGAACTTCtacttggttctccatgattttgccactggttcgtgtcctttagggtgtcttagatgtttaacttttttttttttttgaaacaaattaagaaaaaagaaaaataaaaataaaaaagaaaagcaaagaaaagaaaacatagttcaaaacctctagtcagaaactatagagctgtgaaaatatttgccccggtataattttggaaattaacacgaaacagagtcaataaggtggttcatcattcagaaatccgcaaaatgcgagacataggaattcttggtcatcacattcttcatttgtctgatcagtttctcgcagcaattgaggaatgtttcaatccccttaggcgggttgatgattgacattacagaCCCAGCATCAGCTAATAGCTTAGGAACATTTTCAATGACTTCATTGATGAAGAAAGCTAATTGTGAGTGACTTGTCCTTCTTCAACGACATATTCCTTCATCTGACTCATCAATCTTTATATCCCCTTTTAGCTGAATGGCAACATTCCTTCTAGTTTTGTCACtgctgcttcta
This sequence is a window from Vigna angularis cultivar LongXiaoDou No.4 chromosome 2, ASM1680809v1, whole genome shotgun sequence. Protein-coding genes within it:
- the LOC128195321 gene encoding uncharacterized protein LOC128195321; this translates as MENQVEVQEGMKADIRQLKEQMRQVLKTLDALQSPGCLCTQRSQQGVPEAQTFPSYGLPPNYTPPSGVDSRHLDTQKAEGNAAEVEDEPGATTFTIPRQTIQLGIESMIMKKQPETKSPSCVITPADFKDDKSRLEVPEKRLRAIEGEGSFEFGDAKKLCLVPDVVIPPKFMLPEFEKYRGNTCPRGHISMYCRKMAAYAHDEKLLIHFFQESLIDETLTWYMRLDTTHIYSWKHLVETFLRQYGYDKDLTPDRAQLQNMVKKESESFREYAQRWREIAAQVEPRLSDKEMTTTFLSTLQPPFYEHMLSISVSSSFTDIVVIGERVESGIRNGKIALGPELVASLNEYGPRHEKDKERRANSHFIACPQMSHSYGSSRATERRNYNRDEKVANFTPIPMTYTELLPDLLRRNLMKICPTRPIRPPYPKNYDVNARCDYHAGACGHSTEACKALKRKVQSLIDSGCLKFEES